The following are encoded together in the Pseudoalteromonas ruthenica genome:
- a CDS encoding LacI family DNA-binding transcriptional regulator codes for MKKITINSVASYAGVSKKTVSRVLNNEPNVSDATREKVLKAFKELDYTPNPIARGLARNRSFIIGCLYDNPSKSYITRLQSGALAACHEHGFNLLIHPCELRAEALLENIEQLLQTSRLDGLVLTPPFSDHAELVAFLRKKGVPFARVASVKLDDDSISVRSNDEQGAFEITELLINMGHKDIAFIKGHPDHSATEQRFNGYRRALKQHGIEYQERLVEEGNFSYHSGADSARTILHLNPRPTAVFASNDYMAAAALKLATQMNLKVPDDISIAGFDNAPIARHIWPGLTTIAQPVEEMTRLAVDHLIEQINHATDEQQEGEQRQPLQLTLEAELITRESTAAPKA; via the coding sequence ATGAAAAAGATAACAATTAATAGTGTTGCCAGTTACGCCGGCGTATCCAAAAAAACTGTGTCGCGGGTATTAAATAACGAGCCTAATGTCAGTGATGCGACCCGAGAAAAGGTGCTTAAAGCCTTTAAAGAGCTGGATTATACGCCGAATCCCATTGCCCGGGGTCTAGCGCGCAATCGCAGCTTTATTATTGGTTGTCTTTACGATAATCCGTCAAAAAGTTATATCACGCGTTTGCAAAGCGGTGCACTGGCAGCGTGCCATGAGCATGGCTTTAATTTGTTGATCCATCCTTGTGAGTTGCGCGCAGAGGCGTTACTTGAAAATATAGAACAGCTGCTGCAAACCTCGCGTCTAGATGGTTTGGTATTGACTCCTCCATTTTCAGATCATGCCGAGTTGGTGGCGTTTTTGCGCAAAAAAGGCGTGCCATTCGCCCGTGTCGCCTCGGTGAAACTTGATGACGACTCTATTTCTGTGCGCAGTAATGACGAGCAGGGCGCTTTTGAGATCACCGAGCTATTGATTAATATGGGGCACAAAGATATCGCCTTTATCAAAGGTCACCCCGATCACAGTGCTACCGAGCAGCGCTTTAATGGTTATCGACGAGCGCTCAAGCAACACGGTATTGAATATCAAGAACGGTTAGTGGAAGAGGGTAACTTCTCCTACCATTCTGGTGCCGACAGTGCACGCACCATTTTACATTTAAACCCTCGACCTACGGCGGTTTTTGCCTCGAACGATTACATGGCCGCTGCGGCGCTCAAGTTAGCAACGCAAATGAACTTGAAAGTACCGGATGATATTTCCATTGCGGGTTTCGATAACGCGCCGATAGCCCGTCATATTTGGCCCGGTTTGACGACCATCGCACAACCGGTTGAGGAAATGACGCGTCTTGCGGTTGACCACCTGATAGAACAAATCAATCATGCCACCGATGAGCAGCAAGAAGGCGAGCAACGTCAACCTCTGCAGCTGACCCTCGAAGCAGAATTGATCACCCGTGAGTCTACGGCGGCACCAAAAGCCTAA
- the glk gene encoding glucokinase → MSPASTQAENKVPFAPILVADIGGTNARFALITDYLPNDNEFVISHRHTFPSSDFSTFEDAISEYLAQLSEITISRACLAVAGPVKGEEVMLTNLGWHFNVTQLKARFDFSNLQVINDFAAFAYAAPYLNASDNIVVKQGQAQAQANIAVFGPGTGFGAACLVRSQGNQAVMSCEAGHISLAPVTELDRQLHNVLRDELQHVSVENVFAGPGIARLYQAMAKVEGAQVNELDAAQIAALAQSGECHIATKTLNHFCDWIGSVAGDIALSFGALGGVYIGGGILPRMHERLLNSRFNERFIAKGMMSQYNSQIPVTLVCQENIPFIGAAACIHQGQSKD, encoded by the coding sequence ATGAGTCCAGCGAGTACACAGGCAGAGAACAAGGTGCCATTCGCACCCATTTTGGTCGCTGATATTGGCGGCACTAATGCGCGTTTTGCGCTGATCACCGACTACCTACCCAACGACAACGAGTTTGTCATTAGCCATCGCCATACCTTTCCTAGCAGCGATTTCAGCACCTTTGAAGATGCGATTAGTGAATACCTAGCGCAATTATCAGAAATCACCATAAGCCGTGCTTGCCTCGCCGTTGCAGGGCCAGTTAAGGGTGAAGAAGTGATGCTGACTAATCTCGGCTGGCACTTCAACGTCACCCAGCTAAAAGCGCGCTTCGACTTTAGTAATTTACAAGTTATCAATGACTTCGCAGCGTTTGCCTATGCCGCGCCTTATCTTAATGCCAGCGATAACATTGTTGTTAAACAAGGCCAAGCACAGGCACAGGCTAATATTGCTGTGTTTGGTCCCGGCACCGGTTTCGGCGCTGCGTGTTTAGTGCGCTCTCAAGGGAATCAAGCGGTGATGAGCTGTGAAGCAGGGCATATTAGTCTTGCCCCAGTGACAGAGCTGGACCGACAACTTCATAACGTGCTGCGCGATGAGTTGCAGCATGTTTCTGTTGAGAATGTGTTTGCCGGCCCCGGCATAGCAAGGCTGTATCAGGCCATGGCTAAGGTTGAGGGGGCGCAGGTCAATGAACTCGATGCAGCGCAAATTGCTGCGCTTGCACAAAGTGGCGAGTGTCATATTGCTACCAAAACACTGAATCACTTCTGTGACTGGATAGGCAGTGTGGCTGGTGATATCGCCTTGAGCTTTGGCGCTCTGGGCGGTGTGTATATTGGCGGTGGTATTTTGCCGCGCATGCACGAGCGCTTGCTTAATAGTCGCTTTAACGAGCGTTTTATCGCCAAAGGCATGATGTCACAGTACAATAGTCAAATTCCGGTGACCTTGGTGTGCCAAGAAAATATTCCTTTTATTGGCGCTGCGGCGTGTATCCACCAAGGGCAGAGTAAGGACTAA